AGTTGAATATCAAGCTCATCCACGGCCTCGACGATCTGATCGGCCATGCCGGCGGGCAATCGCCCGCGCCGCTCGCTGACGAGCAGGATATTGCGCAGCTCGACCCAGAGCAGCCACGGCGCCAGCAGCGTGTCATGATCGGTCAGCGCCGCGCCGAGATCCAGCCCGGTTTCATCCGGCATCACCCAGCCGACAAGGGCGGAGGCATCGATGATGAGCGTCAACGGCGGCCCTCATCCCGCGCCGAGAGGATGTCTTCGGCGCTGAGCCGGACATTGCGGGCGGCAATCCGGCTGCGCAGCGCCGCCAGCCGGTCAAGCACTGCGCTGCGGTCGCTTCCTGCGGGGACGAGCCGAGCAACGGGCGTGCCCCTTCGGGTGATCAGCACCGACTCGCCGGCCTCTGCCGCAGCGAGCAATTCGGAGAGATGGGTTTTTGCTTCAAAAGCACCGATTTCGCGCATGGAGGTCTCCTTTAACTGGTTTGCAATCTAGTTTGCTTAGGGAGTTCTTGCAAGGCTTTGGCCTCGCATGGACAGCCAAGTGACGTGCAAAGGCAGAAATGAATGGTCCAGGCTATCCCGTGCCAATAAATCTCTAGTGGGACCAAAAGGGCAACCCGACTAGATATTGGGGTGCCGCGTAAAAAATGCTTGCGAGAATCGCATTCTGTCGGCATTTATTTACGGAGCAGACAGAATAAGACGGTCAAAAGCGTAACGAACGCAGTGGGCCGCAGAAGAATCGAGGGCAGAATGCGGCAGCAGACTCGCATTGACAGGCTGGTGGGTGAACACGCGCAG
The sequence above is a segment of the Paracoccus sp. SCSIO 75233 genome. Coding sequences within it:
- a CDS encoding type II toxin-antitoxin system VapC family toxin, which produces MTLIIDASALVGWVMPDETGLDLGAALTDHDTLLAPWLLWVELRNILLVSERRGRLPAGMADQIVEAVDELDIQLDIAPAGPVVLDLARRHGLTAYDALYLETALRHGGTLASLDKALTRAATAEGVEVLA
- a CDS encoding type II toxin-antitoxin system Phd/YefM family antitoxin, encoding MREIGAFEAKTHLSELLAAAEAGESVLITRRGTPVARLVPAGSDRSAVLDRLAALRSRIAARNVRLSAEDILSARDEGRR